The following are encoded in a window of Salinibacter ruber DSM 13855 genomic DNA:
- a CDS encoding ABC transporter ATP-binding protein, with protein sequence MTLTIENVSKTYPNGTRALDDVSLTIPPGMFGLLGPNGAGKSTLMRTVAALQEPDTGSVHLGDINALEEKQTLRKRLGYLPQEVGVYDNVSAETLLDHFATLKGITDRSERRRVVDALLNRVNLDGARDQNLGGYSGGMKRRFGIAVALIGDPDLIIVDEPTAGLDPAERVRFLNLLSEIGEDSVVLLSTHIVADVRELCTQMAIIREGEIIFEGAPEAAIADLEGQIWRKTVTKETLPEHEETRNVVSTKLVAGRPVIRVHASARPGPDFEAADPDLEDVYFTQMRTGAREDAPVVA encoded by the coding sequence ATGACCCTTACGATCGAGAACGTCTCGAAAACCTATCCGAACGGCACGCGCGCCCTGGACGACGTGTCCCTCACCATTCCGCCCGGCATGTTCGGCCTCCTCGGGCCCAACGGCGCCGGGAAGTCGACGCTCATGCGCACGGTGGCGGCCCTGCAGGAGCCGGACACCGGCTCGGTACACCTCGGGGACATCAACGCCCTGGAGGAGAAGCAGACCCTCCGCAAGCGCCTCGGCTACCTGCCCCAAGAGGTGGGGGTCTACGACAACGTCTCCGCCGAAACCCTGCTCGACCACTTCGCTACGCTGAAGGGCATCACCGATCGCTCCGAGCGGCGGCGCGTGGTCGACGCCCTGCTGAACCGCGTCAACCTAGACGGAGCCCGCGACCAGAACCTCGGGGGCTACTCCGGCGGGATGAAACGGCGGTTCGGCATCGCGGTGGCGCTGATCGGGGACCCGGACCTCATCATCGTCGACGAGCCGACCGCGGGCCTCGATCCTGCCGAGCGCGTTCGGTTTTTGAACTTGCTCAGCGAGATCGGCGAGGACAGCGTCGTGCTCCTCTCCACCCACATCGTGGCCGATGTGCGGGAGCTCTGCACGCAGATGGCCATCATCCGCGAGGGGGAGATTATCTTTGAGGGCGCGCCGGAAGCGGCCATCGCCGACCTGGAGGGACAGATCTGGCGCAAGACGGTCACCAAGGAGACCCTCCCGGAGCACGAGGAGACCCGCAACGTCGTCTCCACGAAGCTCGTCGCGGGCCGTCCGGTGATTCGGGTCCACGCCTCCGCCCGGCCCGGCCCGGATTTTGAAGCCGCCGATCCCGACCTGGAAGACGTCTACTTCACGCAGATGAGGACCGGTGCCCGCGAGGACGCACCTGTCGTTGCGTAG
- a CDS encoding M1 family aminopeptidase — MFASLLAQEVRHRLRQLSTHIYFGIFFGVSFLLMNALGGAFADANITIFGMGPNTNANSPFAINATTLFVSLLGLMITAPFMGQSVYRDYDSGIHPLVFSTPVSKAKYLGSRFLGAVLVHLYLYAGLTAGLVLGAAAPWVDPSQLGAFRPMAYLQPYLLYLLPNLLWVGGLFVALPAFTRRMLPNYIGGVLLFMGYNIAAVLLGGDALRNSTVASVVDPFGLIPTQQLTRYWTAAEQNAQLVPLEGMVLLNRVLWLGVGLAVVAGLYAGFRFAHLPGQQSGDDDETGAEGPSLAEVTPTSLIHAVDLPGAALSEHWGARLRQFTSIVRRSFLYVVRDVYFYAIVGASIIFLVVAASQSGQINGTPVQPVTYHIVGQLGNQFSLFMVILITFYAGQLVWRERDVEVQQVHDTLPLPTSVTLSAKGTALGLVCATLMLVVLTTGVATQLSYGFTDLNLGLYLTELYGVQLVDYLLYAALALTVHAVVNHKYLGHFIVVAFFLGLAFSSQLGIEHTLWRYGSDPGLPYSAMNEYGHFAGAFAWHKLLWAAVALAMATVARLAWVRGEESTLSVRLRQARRRLSPAVWGTLGVAGVVAFGTGTFIYVNTTVWNTFRTSSEQTDLRAEYEKTYERYATKPQPRIDAADLNIDLYPDRRDARLAGTYVLVNDQSTAVDTVFIDTPADANVDWLSFGRAAETVRRDETYGVRLVDLAEPLAPGDSTSLTFDTWVRNDGFTTGGSQTSIVHNGTFIGSGELPRIGYDAGAELSDRSQRDDHGLDPEPRMRPQSDSSARMRPYVARDATWLDYEATVSTSADQVPLATGTRDSSWTTGGRRHVRFRTSAPTAGFFSFLSARYEEASGTWTPPDSSLNRGRPVDIEVFHHPTHDYNTGRMIDAVKQSLTYYTRHFGPYQSREVRIAEFPRYAGFAQSFLGTIPYSESVGFIARVDPETDIDYPYYITAHEMGHQWWGHQVVSGPVWGATMLVESLAQYSALMVMEETYGRDKMKRFLEYELDEYLSGRSLESREERPLMTAAASQGYIHYEKGSLVMYALKEYLGEETVNRVLREFLRANQYQSPPFVTSEALVERFEAAAPDSLKGFVGDLFRKITLYDNRATGATYRETADGRYRVTLTVEARKQQADSIGASPTEAPMDLPVEIGVFAEESEVGAEDQRTLYRQTHRLTSGTQEITVTVDEKPARAGVDPFTLLIDRETEDNMTTVTRAD, encoded by the coding sequence ATGTTTGCAAGCCTTCTCGCTCAAGAGGTCCGGCACCGCCTGCGCCAGCTCTCGACCCACATCTACTTCGGGATTTTCTTCGGGGTCAGTTTTTTGCTGATGAACGCGCTGGGCGGCGCGTTTGCGGACGCGAACATCACGATCTTCGGAATGGGGCCGAATACAAATGCCAACAGCCCCTTCGCGATCAACGCCACGACGCTCTTTGTAAGCCTGCTGGGGCTGATGATCACGGCGCCCTTCATGGGACAGTCCGTGTACCGGGACTACGACAGCGGCATCCACCCGCTCGTGTTTTCGACGCCGGTGTCGAAGGCAAAGTACCTGGGCAGCCGCTTCCTCGGGGCCGTTCTCGTTCACCTCTACCTGTACGCCGGGCTCACGGCCGGGCTCGTGCTCGGAGCCGCCGCGCCGTGGGTCGACCCGAGCCAGCTTGGGGCGTTTCGGCCGATGGCGTACCTGCAGCCCTACCTGCTGTACCTCCTCCCCAACCTCTTGTGGGTGGGCGGGCTGTTTGTCGCGCTCCCCGCCTTCACGCGCCGCATGCTGCCAAACTACATCGGTGGCGTGCTGCTGTTCATGGGGTACAACATTGCGGCCGTTCTGCTGGGCGGAGACGCCCTCCGCAACAGCACGGTGGCGTCCGTCGTCGATCCGTTCGGGCTCATTCCCACCCAGCAGCTGACCCGCTACTGGACCGCGGCGGAGCAAAACGCGCAGCTCGTCCCGCTGGAGGGGATGGTCCTGCTCAACCGGGTCCTCTGGCTGGGGGTCGGCCTCGCCGTGGTGGCCGGCCTCTACGCGGGCTTTCGGTTTGCGCACCTTCCGGGACAGCAGTCGGGGGACGACGACGAGACCGGCGCCGAGGGCCCCTCCCTGGCGGAGGTGACCCCGACCTCCCTCATTCACGCCGTTGACCTGCCCGGGGCCGCACTCTCGGAACACTGGGGCGCCCGCCTGCGCCAGTTCACGTCCATCGTCCGGCGCTCCTTCCTGTACGTCGTCCGTGACGTGTACTTCTACGCCATCGTGGGGGCGAGCATCATCTTTCTGGTCGTGGCCGCTTCTCAGTCCGGCCAGATCAACGGCACGCCCGTGCAGCCGGTCACCTACCACATCGTGGGCCAGCTGGGGAACCAGTTCTCCCTCTTCATGGTGATCCTCATCACGTTCTACGCCGGGCAGCTCGTGTGGCGAGAGCGGGACGTCGAGGTGCAGCAGGTCCACGACACGCTCCCACTGCCCACCAGCGTGACGCTCTCGGCGAAGGGGACGGCCCTGGGGCTCGTCTGCGCGACCCTGATGCTCGTGGTGCTGACCACCGGCGTCGCGACGCAGCTCAGCTACGGCTTCACGGACCTGAACCTGGGCCTCTACCTGACGGAGCTCTACGGCGTTCAGCTGGTCGACTACCTGTTGTACGCCGCGCTGGCCCTCACGGTGCACGCGGTCGTGAATCACAAGTACCTGGGCCACTTCATCGTGGTGGCGTTCTTTCTGGGGCTGGCCTTCAGCAGCCAGCTCGGGATCGAGCACACGCTGTGGCGCTACGGGTCGGACCCGGGTCTTCCCTACTCCGCGATGAACGAGTACGGCCACTTCGCCGGTGCCTTCGCGTGGCACAAGCTGCTGTGGGCGGCCGTGGCCCTTGCCATGGCCACGGTCGCCCGCCTCGCCTGGGTGCGCGGCGAGGAGTCGACGCTGAGCGTGCGGCTCCGGCAGGCGCGCCGGCGCCTCTCGCCAGCGGTGTGGGGGACCCTCGGCGTGGCCGGCGTAGTGGCCTTCGGCACCGGGACGTTCATCTACGTCAACACGACGGTCTGGAACACCTTTCGCACCAGTAGCGAGCAGACGGACCTCCGGGCCGAGTACGAAAAGACCTACGAGCGGTACGCCACGAAGCCACAGCCCCGCATCGACGCGGCGGATCTGAACATCGATCTGTACCCCGATCGGCGGGACGCGCGCCTAGCGGGGACCTACGTGCTGGTCAACGACCAAAGCACCGCTGTCGATACGGTCTTCATTGACACGCCTGCCGACGCGAACGTCGACTGGCTGTCGTTCGGGCGGGCGGCCGAGACGGTGCGCCGCGACGAGACGTACGGCGTCCGCCTCGTGGACCTGGCCGAGCCGCTGGCGCCGGGCGACTCCACCTCCCTCACGTTCGATACGTGGGTCCGCAACGACGGCTTTACGACCGGCGGCAGTCAGACATCGATCGTCCACAACGGCACGTTCATCGGCAGCGGCGAGCTGCCGCGCATTGGATACGACGCGGGCGCCGAGCTGAGCGACCGCTCCCAGCGGGACGACCACGGCCTGGACCCGGAGCCCCGGATGCGCCCCCAGAGCGACTCGTCGGCGCGGATGCGCCCCTACGTGGCCCGCGACGCGACGTGGCTCGACTACGAGGCCACCGTGAGCACGAGCGCCGACCAGGTGCCCCTGGCCACCGGCACCCGCGACTCCTCCTGGACGACGGGTGGGCGCCGCCACGTGCGCTTTCGCACGTCCGCGCCCACCGCGGGCTTCTTCTCGTTCCTGTCGGCCCGCTACGAGGAGGCGAGCGGCACCTGGACCCCGCCGGACTCGTCCCTCAACCGGGGGCGGCCCGTCGACATTGAGGTCTTCCACCACCCGACGCACGACTACAACACGGGCCGCATGATCGACGCGGTCAAGCAGTCGCTCACTTACTACACCCGCCACTTCGGGCCGTACCAGAGCCGGGAGGTGCGCATCGCCGAGTTTCCACGGTACGCCGGCTTCGCGCAGTCCTTCCTCGGCACCATTCCGTATTCGGAGAGCGTCGGCTTCATCGCCCGCGTCGACCCGGAGACCGACATCGACTACCCCTACTACATCACGGCCCACGAAATGGGCCACCAGTGGTGGGGGCACCAGGTAGTCAGCGGGCCGGTCTGGGGCGCGACCATGCTCGTCGAGTCGCTCGCCCAGTACAGCGCGCTTATGGTGATGGAGGAGACCTACGGGCGGGACAAGATGAAACGGTTCTTGGAGTACGAGCTCGACGAGTACCTGAGCGGCCGGAGCCTCGAGTCGCGGGAGGAGCGCCCGCTCATGACGGCCGCCGCCAGCCAAGGATACATCCACTACGAGAAGGGCTCGCTCGTCATGTACGCCCTGAAGGAGTACCTCGGGGAGGAGACGGTCAACCGCGTGCTTCGGGAGTTCCTGCGGGCCAACCAGTACCAGTCGCCCCCCTTCGTGACCTCCGAGGCGCTGGTCGAGCGGTTCGAGGCGGCCGCCCCCGACTCGCTGAAGGGCTTCGTGGGCGACCTCTTCCGCAAGATCACGCTTTATGACAACCGCGCCACCGGCGCTACCTACAGGGAAACGGCGGATGGACGGTACCGCGTGACCCTCACGGTCGAGGCCCGCAAGCAGCAGGCCGACAGCATCGGGGCGTCCCCCACGGAGGCGCCGATGGACCTGCCGGTGGAAATTGGCGTCTTCGCCGAGGAGAGCGAGGTGGGCGCCGAGGACCAGCGGACGCTCTACCGGCAGACGCACCGGCTTACGAGCGGGACGCAAGAAATCACCGTGACGGTCGACGAGAAGCCGGCGCGGGCCGGCGTCGACCCCTTCACGCTACTCATCGATCGGGAAACCGAGGACAACATGACGACCGTTACGCGGGCCGATTAG
- a CDS encoding RNA polymerase sigma factor produces the protein MPDTPPFEEWCCRLKASDREAYAALFDAMYEPVFRYVRSITSSAEAAQDVAQDTFIRLWEARESLSPSQSLEAYLYRIARNRAYNHERNRRTRDEKEPAVRDKTAAQPASPARPDDQADADQLEDRLWQWIGELTGRQREALVLTRFEGLSHEEAADVMGISPRTVNNHIVRALKHLRGRVNYYESDLLGRDEQ, from the coding sequence TGCTGCCGCCTCAAGGCGTCGGACCGGGAGGCCTACGCCGCGCTCTTCGACGCGATGTACGAGCCGGTTTTTCGGTACGTCCGGTCGATCACGTCGTCGGCGGAGGCGGCCCAGGACGTGGCCCAGGACACGTTCATTCGCTTGTGGGAGGCGCGGGAGTCTCTAAGCCCGAGCCAGTCACTGGAAGCGTACCTCTACCGCATTGCCCGCAACCGGGCATACAACCACGAGCGCAACCGGCGCACCCGGGACGAGAAGGAGCCGGCCGTACGCGACAAGACGGCCGCCCAGCCGGCCTCGCCGGCCCGCCCCGACGACCAGGCCGATGCCGACCAGCTCGAGGACCGGCTCTGGCAGTGGATCGGCGAACTGACGGGGCGGCAGCGCGAGGCCCTCGTGCTGACCCGCTTCGAGGGCCTGAGCCACGAGGAGGCGGCCGACGTGATGGGCATCTCCCCCCGCACGGTGAACAACCACATCGTCCGGGCCCTGAAGCACCTGCGAGGCCGCGTCAACTACTACGAATCCGACCTGCTAGGCCGCGATGAGCAATGA
- a CDS encoding FecR family protein: protein MSNDTPSLPDFLEERLQEESPEGRSSLGAVWELLGGADAPATEEADPDAAWDALTEAHPELDATPANGTASGTAPRAKQTEAAPKSRRRQRPARRSRRAHSWRVAMGLAVATLVLAGGLWLWRQPVTITAPPGQQRTAALPDGSTAHLNSGTTLTYRRGFQSWPFVDAARRAVELGGEAFFEVEDGDRPFLIETASAEVAVTGTRFNVRARPGNARPENADRDGARSAAPRSADPAAATEVTLVAGRVEVAARTRPERRVVLSEPGARSQVAGPDASPTPPERAAPKYALAWRNGGFAAQARPLTSVLQDLERRFDATLRLHDSVEETRAPVSLYYPEAPDLETILHDLCTARNLNYRPTSRGFELFAAPAGR, encoded by the coding sequence ATGAGCAATGACACCCCCTCCCTTCCCGACTTCCTAGAAGAGCGCCTCCAGGAGGAGTCGCCCGAGGGGCGGTCGAGCCTCGGCGCAGTCTGGGAGCTGCTGGGCGGCGCGGATGCCCCCGCCACCGAGGAGGCAGACCCCGATGCGGCGTGGGATGCCCTCACGGAGGCGCATCCCGAGCTGGACGCGACCCCGGCAAACGGCACTGCTTCCGGCACCGCCCCCCGGGCAAAACAGACAGAAGCGGCCCCAAAGTCGCGGCGCCGGCAGCGCCCGGCCCGCCGGTCGCGCCGCGCCCACTCGTGGCGGGTGGCCATGGGGCTGGCCGTCGCGACCCTCGTGCTGGCCGGGGGCCTTTGGCTATGGCGACAGCCGGTCACGATCACGGCACCGCCCGGGCAGCAGCGCACGGCGGCCCTGCCGGACGGGTCGACCGCCCACCTCAACAGCGGCACTACGCTCACCTACCGGCGGGGCTTTCAGTCCTGGCCGTTCGTGGACGCCGCCCGCCGCGCCGTGGAGCTGGGCGGGGAGGCGTTCTTCGAGGTCGAGGATGGGGACCGCCCCTTCCTCATCGAAACCGCCAGTGCGGAGGTGGCCGTCACGGGCACCCGGTTCAACGTCCGCGCCCGCCCCGGGAACGCTCGGCCCGAAAACGCCGATCGGGACGGCGCCCGCTCGGCCGCCCCCCGCTCGGCCGACCCCGCGGCGGCGACCGAGGTAACGCTCGTCGCGGGCCGCGTCGAGGTAGCCGCCCGGACACGGCCGGAGAGGCGCGTGGTGCTGTCCGAGCCCGGGGCGAGAAGCCAGGTGGCCGGCCCCGATGCCTCTCCCACGCCCCCGGAGCGGGCCGCCCCCAAGTACGCCCTCGCCTGGCGAAACGGGGGGTTTGCGGCCCAGGCCCGGCCACTCACGTCGGTGCTTCAGGACCTGGAGCGCCGCTTCGACGCCACCCTGCGCCTCCACGACTCCGTGGAGGAGACCCGGGCGCCGGTCTCCCTCTACTACCCGGAGGCGCCGGATCTGGAAACCATTCTTCACGACCTCTGTACGGCCCGCAATCTAAACTACCGCCCCACGAGCCGCGGGTTTGAGCTCTTCGCGGCCCCGGCAGGTCGGTAA
- a CDS encoding carboxypeptidase regulatory-like domain-containing protein, whose product MTAPDATPNAPHSLPATALLVVLLLGGPLLSGGRAVAQPSTGDPAALGIQDAPLEQALEQMATATGISLVYDASLVSGRRASCVTDTSPPEALLRCLLAGHPVDYVRTSRGTYVLRSPVRRPPRVGRLAGIVRDGEAGRPLPDAHVRLPDAREFRGTVTDSTGRFHVSGLLPGPHTVVISHLGYRRHEATVYVPPNDTARHEAVLASSPIAADSLFIDADRYGLPSARREADRVPAAPLRAGGAAEVPDVLGAAGSVLGVTASAPYADLHIQGGPPGGHTLRLDGMPVRNPASAGRLLGAFSPLALEGLTARKAGFGALRGNALSGTLELTHDLPAPSDPGGQYGTVRADSRSLGARLQGSATLGDTPVSAMVAGRTSVWDVYQDAGLHDLIDRWSTLDPMLAAAQVSADTSLAGGSLGARTQPSAGFYDLHGALRFDLGPATRLDLSAYHGRSTLGADLVLGQPIGTDLGQTGEEGDGFSLDSSPFKLPTRDEQDWSNTVAQARYQAPVSGRTTATLQAGVSHYRGTAASEVGEVQFTSPSSLRSGAGVAAARQAAHGQEGTSAVTDVLLEGEVDVALGPRWGLVWSGGLTHQRSRVRIGNAFAPQLQHRAHTSRLTTAAEMTIGLGAHVQLDGGLRLTSRPGQGTVFVEPRGALRYDRSIGGLGTVGLSVRGGLYRQFTTQFDLIRDGATAVVPTTRMWLPLTDPLTPPRTYHLAADLTWAPAPRWQIDVEGYRKWQPHLLAIDYPALRGAPTAPAAPTDPSRFIAPSYGFAHGGGLEVAYEGTSLTGSLRYAYSRAERTFPGRFGGRQVLVPWTDPHRLAFTAEVPLGAGLALEATGEGVWGRRWGYRRAYYAYLTPDDLGAAWDERQLDRPETHRLPPRYTLDAGVRFSRSWAGVGIEGRIGVANVLGRRNVADWGLEPHPDGSVSRWTRSLPGRRATVSVRIRY is encoded by the coding sequence ATGACAGCTCCGGACGCCACGCCAAACGCGCCGCACTCGCTTCCGGCGACCGCGCTCCTGGTCGTGCTATTGCTCGGGGGCCCCCTTCTGTCTGGGGGACGCGCAGTGGCGCAGCCCAGCACGGGGGACCCTGCCGCCCTCGGCATTCAGGACGCCCCGCTGGAGCAGGCGCTAGAGCAGATGGCCACGGCGACCGGCATTAGCCTCGTGTACGACGCGTCCCTCGTGTCAGGGCGGCGGGCCTCCTGCGTCACGGACACGTCGCCCCCGGAGGCCCTCCTCCGCTGCCTGCTGGCCGGGCACCCCGTCGACTACGTCCGGACCTCCCGGGGCACCTACGTCCTTCGCTCGCCCGTCCGGCGGCCGCCACGGGTGGGGCGGCTGGCCGGGATCGTCCGGGACGGGGAGGCCGGGCGCCCCCTCCCCGACGCGCACGTCCGCCTGCCGGACGCCCGAGAGTTTCGCGGAACGGTTACCGACTCGACCGGCCGGTTCCACGTGTCCGGTCTCCTGCCCGGCCCCCACACGGTCGTGATCAGCCACCTTGGCTACCGCCGCCACGAGGCGACCGTCTACGTGCCCCCCAACGATACCGCCCGCCACGAGGCCGTCCTTGCCTCCTCGCCCATCGCGGCCGACTCGCTTTTCATCGACGCCGACCGCTACGGCCTGCCGTCGGCCCGGCGCGAGGCGGACCGCGTGCCGGCGGCGCCGCTCCGGGCCGGCGGGGCGGCCGAGGTGCCCGACGTGCTCGGCGCCGCCGGGTCCGTTCTCGGCGTGACTGCGTCCGCGCCCTACGCCGACCTGCACATCCAGGGCGGCCCGCCCGGCGGGCATACGCTCCGCCTCGACGGCATGCCCGTACGCAATCCGGCGAGTGCGGGCCGCCTCCTCGGCGCCTTCAGCCCGCTGGCGCTAGAGGGCCTCACGGCCCGGAAGGCCGGCTTCGGGGCCCTCCGCGGGAACGCCCTGTCCGGCACCCTCGAACTCACCCACGACCTTCCGGCCCCTTCGGATCCGGGCGGGCAGTACGGCACCGTTCGCGCCGACTCGCGCAGCCTGGGCGCCCGGCTGCAGGGCAGTGCGACGCTGGGCGACACGCCCGTCTCGGCCATGGTGGCCGGCCGCACGAGCGTGTGGGACGTGTACCAGGACGCGGGGCTCCACGACCTCATCGACCGGTGGTCGACGCTCGACCCCATGCTCGCGGCGGCGCAGGTGTCCGCCGACACCTCCCTCGCCGGCGGGTCGTTGGGCGCCCGCACCCAGCCGAGCGCCGGCTTCTACGACCTGCACGGCGCGCTCCGCTTCGACCTCGGCCCCGCCACACGGCTCGACCTGTCCGCCTACCACGGCCGCAGCACCCTCGGGGCCGACCTCGTGCTGGGCCAGCCCATCGGTACGGACCTCGGGCAAACCGGCGAGGAGGGGGACGGCTTCTCTCTCGACTCGTCCCCCTTCAAGCTGCCGACCCGCGACGAGCAGGACTGGTCGAATACGGTCGCGCAGGCCCGCTACCAGGCGCCGGTCTCCGGCCGCACGACCGCAACCCTGCAGGCCGGCGTGAGCCACTACCGGGGCACGGCCGCCTCGGAGGTGGGCGAGGTCCAGTTCACCTCGCCCTCCTCGCTTCGCTCGGGGGCAGGGGTGGCCGCGGCGCGCCAGGCCGCCCACGGGCAGGAGGGCACAAGCGCGGTCACGGACGTTCTCCTGGAGGGAGAGGTTGACGTGGCCCTCGGTCCCCGATGGGGCCTCGTGTGGTCCGGCGGCCTTACGCATCAGCGGAGCCGCGTCCGCATCGGGAACGCGTTTGCCCCGCAGCTCCAGCACCGGGCCCACACGAGCCGGCTCACGACCGCGGCCGAGATGACGATCGGCCTCGGGGCCCACGTGCAGCTCGACGGGGGGCTCCGGCTGACGAGCCGCCCCGGCCAGGGGACCGTGTTCGTGGAGCCGCGGGGCGCGCTCCGCTACGACCGGTCCATTGGGGGGCTAGGCACGGTGGGCCTGAGCGTGCGGGGCGGCCTCTACCGACAGTTCACCACACAGTTTGACCTGATCCGCGACGGCGCCACGGCGGTCGTGCCTACGACGCGGATGTGGCTCCCCCTCACCGACCCGCTCACGCCGCCCCGCACCTACCACCTCGCGGCCGACCTGACGTGGGCGCCCGCGCCCCGCTGGCAGATCGACGTGGAGGGCTACCGGAAGTGGCAGCCCCACCTGCTCGCTATCGACTATCCGGCCCTGCGCGGCGCCCCTACGGCGCCGGCCGCCCCGACGGACCCATCGCGGTTCATCGCCCCCAGCTACGGATTTGCGCATGGCGGCGGGCTGGAGGTCGCCTACGAGGGGACGTCCCTCACCGGGTCGCTGCGCTACGCCTACAGCCGGGCCGAGCGCACCTTCCCGGGGCGCTTCGGCGGGCGGCAGGTCTTAGTGCCGTGGACCGACCCGCACCGCCTTGCCTTCACCGCCGAGGTGCCCCTGGGCGCCGGCCTGGCGCTGGAGGCGACCGGCGAGGGCGTGTGGGGCCGCCGCTGGGGCTACCGGCGGGCCTACTACGCGTACCTGACGCCCGACGACCTCGGGGCGGCCTGGGACGAGCGCCAGCTGGATCGGCCCGAGACCCATCGGCTGCCGCCCCGGTACACCCTTGACGCCGGCGTACGCTTCTCTCGCTCCTGGGCCGGGGTCGGCATCGAGGGCCGTATCGGCGTCGCCAACGTGCTGGGCCGCCGGAACGTGGCCGACTGGGGACTGGAGCCACACCCGGACGGGTCGGTTTCGCGGTGGACCCGCTCCCTGCCGGGCCGGCGGGCCACGGTCTCCGTTCGAATTCGCTACTGA